One genomic window of Thalassolituus hydrocarboniclasticus includes the following:
- the secD gene encoding protein translocase subunit SecD has product MLNKYPLWKNLLIVLALVFSCLYAAPNLYPPDAAIQVTPARSGAQMSEAVLSKVRSALQERNIEFFGEEVTGSTALFRLTSNENQLPAKDAVQRLLGDEFIVALNLAPTTPDWLLNMGAGPMTLGLDLSGGVHFLMEVDMDDYVKSKIANYREEFRNRLREEQLKYRRIQIEDHKLRISFVDAEVRAQANSFISRTYPEFLQENEDKGEYADVVLAITEAKIKEFEDYAIKQNLTTLRNRVNELGVAEPLVQRQGRNRIVVELPGVQDTAEAKKILGKAANLEFRLEAEPGASRFQTDEYAFRNEQFRTARLEKAIITTGDSVTNAQPSFDENGFPQVNIDLDAKGGAMMTQVTRKAVKRRMAVLFVERKPKTTYELVDGVETPKTIQIVEKSIISLATIQSVLGNSFRITGLESAEASELALLLRAGALAAPMYFVEERTVGPSLGKENIEMGINSVILGLALVLILMAVYYRLFGLVANVALLANLVILIALMSIIGATLTLPGIAGIVLTVGMAVDANVLIFARIREELGNGRSPQQAIHEGYNRAFITIFDANLTTLIVAVILFAVGTGPVKGFAVTLSFGIITSMFTAIVLTRAIINWIYGGRRIETLSIGGQS; this is encoded by the coding sequence ATGCTCAATAAATACCCGTTGTGGAAAAACCTTCTCATTGTACTGGCGCTGGTGTTTTCCTGCCTGTACGCCGCCCCTAACCTCTATCCGCCCGATGCCGCTATTCAGGTAACACCGGCCCGTTCCGGTGCGCAAATGTCAGAAGCGGTGCTGAGCAAAGTCCGTTCTGCTCTGCAGGAACGCAATATCGAATTTTTTGGCGAAGAAGTGACCGGCAGTACGGCACTGTTTCGCCTGACCAGCAACGAAAATCAGTTGCCGGCAAAAGACGCTGTACAGCGTTTGCTGGGTGATGAATTCATTGTCGCACTGAACCTGGCGCCAACCACACCCGACTGGCTGCTCAATATGGGCGCGGGTCCTATGACCCTGGGTCTGGATCTGAGCGGTGGTGTGCACTTCCTGATGGAAGTGGATATGGATGACTACGTTAAAAGCAAAATCGCCAACTACCGTGAAGAATTCCGTAACCGTCTGCGTGAAGAACAGCTGAAGTACCGCCGTATTCAGATTGAAGATCATAAGCTGCGTATCAGCTTCGTCGATGCTGAAGTCCGGGCGCAGGCTAACAGCTTTATTTCCCGCACCTATCCTGAATTCCTGCAGGAAAATGAAGATAAAGGTGAGTACGCCGACGTTGTACTGGCGATTACCGAAGCCAAAATCAAAGAATTTGAAGACTACGCCATCAAGCAAAACCTCACGACCCTGCGTAACCGGGTGAATGAGCTGGGTGTGGCTGAACCTCTGGTGCAGCGTCAGGGCCGTAACCGTATCGTGGTTGAACTGCCAGGTGTACAGGACACGGCTGAAGCCAAGAAAATTCTGGGTAAGGCCGCGAATCTGGAGTTCCGTCTTGAAGCCGAGCCGGGTGCCAGCCGTTTCCAGACTGATGAATACGCGTTCCGTAATGAGCAGTTCCGGACCGCACGTCTGGAAAAAGCCATTATTACCACCGGTGACAGCGTAACCAACGCACAGCCATCGTTCGATGAAAATGGCTTCCCGCAGGTAAATATTGATCTCGACGCCAAAGGCGGCGCGATGATGACCCAGGTAACGCGCAAGGCCGTTAAGCGCCGCATGGCGGTACTCTTTGTTGAGCGTAAGCCAAAAACCACCTATGAACTGGTCGATGGTGTGGAAACACCGAAAACCATTCAGATCGTGGAAAAATCCATTATCTCGCTGGCAACCATTCAGAGTGTATTAGGCAACAGTTTCCGTATTACCGGTCTGGAATCAGCTGAAGCCTCAGAGCTGGCACTGTTGTTACGTGCCGGTGCACTGGCAGCGCCTATGTACTTCGTTGAGGAACGGACGGTCGGACCAAGCCTGGGTAAAGAAAACATCGAGATGGGTATTAACTCGGTCATTCTGGGTCTGGCGCTGGTGCTGATTCTGATGGCGGTTTACTACCGCTTATTTGGTCTGGTTGCCAACGTTGCGCTGCTGGCTAACCTGGTGATTCTGATTGCCCTGATGTCGATTATCGGCGCCACATTAACGCTGCCGGGTATTGCCGGTATCGTATTAACCGTGGGTATGGCGGTGGATGCCAACGTGCTGATTTTTGCCCGCATACGCGAAGAACTGGGCAATGGCCGTTCGCCACAACAGGCGATCCATGAAGGTTATAACCGCGCCTTTATTACCATTTTCGACGCCAACCTGACCACGCTGATTGTTGCGGTCATTCTGTTTGCCGTCGGAACCGGTCCGGTAAAAGGATTCGCGGTAACACTGTCGTTCGGTATTATCACCTCGATGTTTACAGCGATCGTTCTGACCCGTGCCATTATCAACTGGATTTACGGTGGCCGCCGTATTGAAACACTGTCTATCGGAGGTCAGTCATGA
- the secF gene encoding protein translocase subunit SecF: MIGATNFNFMRLRHAASILSIILIVISIGAIAARGLNLGLDFTGGTLLEVQYETPESIDRISTALESAGYRDVTVQHFGAETDVLVRMSEAFRDNLGAEVLNILQTQSADNTLTLMRSEFVGAQVGEELRDQGGLALLLALFVVMIYVAARFQFKFSVGAVVALFHDVIIIIGLFALFQWEFDLTVMAALLAVIGYSLNDTIVVSDHIRENFRMLRRGDAEEVINYSINQTLGRTIMTSLTTALVLFALMVVGGDLIHNFAVALMIGVLVGTYSSVFVASSLLLMMKISREDLMPPEEEEVDDRP, from the coding sequence ATGATTGGGGCGACCAATTTTAACTTTATGCGTCTGCGTCATGCAGCCAGCATTCTGTCGATTATTCTGATTGTTATCTCCATTGGTGCCATCGCAGCACGTGGTCTGAATCTGGGGCTGGATTTTACCGGCGGTACGCTGCTGGAAGTTCAGTATGAAACACCGGAATCCATTGATCGTATTTCAACCGCGCTGGAAAGTGCCGGCTATCGTGATGTAACGGTTCAGCACTTTGGCGCAGAAACCGATGTATTGGTACGCATGTCAGAAGCCTTCCGCGACAACCTTGGCGCAGAAGTTCTGAATATTCTGCAAACCCAGAGTGCCGATAACACACTGACGCTGATGCGCAGCGAGTTTGTTGGTGCACAGGTGGGTGAAGAATTACGCGATCAGGGTGGCCTTGCGTTATTACTGGCGCTGTTTGTGGTGATGATTTACGTTGCCGCACGCTTCCAGTTTAAATTCTCGGTCGGTGCTGTGGTGGCGTTATTCCACGACGTAATCATCATTATCGGTCTGTTTGCTCTGTTCCAGTGGGAATTTGACCTGACGGTAATGGCCGCGCTGCTGGCGGTCATCGGTTACTCGCTCAACGATACTATCGTGGTGTCTGACCATATCCGTGAAAACTTCCGCATGCTGCGTCGCGGTGATGCCGAAGAGGTGATCAACTACTCGATCAATCAGACGCTGGGTCGTACCATCATGACCTCCTTAACCACGGCGCTGGTATTATTTGCGCTGATGGTGGTGGGTGGCGATCTGATTCATAACTTTGCCGTGGCACTGATGATCGGTGTACTGGTCGGTACTTATTCGTCGGTATTCGTTGCTTCCAGTCTGCTGCTGATGATGAAGATCAGCCGCGAAGATCTGATGCCGCCGGAAGAGGAAGAAGTGGACGACCGGCCATAA
- a CDS encoding 23S rRNA (adenine(2030)-N(6))-methyltransferase RlmJ: MLSYRHAFHAGNFADVLKHLIQVEILQYLQQKEKPFVYIDTHSGAGLYSLQSAEAEKNAEFETGIGRLQNSDWPELQSYLEAVASSRPAHDQSGLAASQFYPGSPRLGQLFLREQDRAQLFELHPQDFRLLDELMATDRRIRVEQSDGFKGLIAALPPRERRGLVLIDPPYEIKSDYELVVETLIKAHRRFATGIYALWYPVVERSRINKLEQQLKASGIARIQLFELGLSADTEGRGMTSSGMIVINPPWTLKDKMQNLLPKLSQHLGGEQGVWRCEELAGE, from the coding sequence ATGCTGAGCTACCGCCACGCTTTTCATGCCGGCAATTTTGCCGATGTACTGAAACATCTGATTCAGGTTGAAATCCTGCAATACCTGCAGCAGAAAGAAAAACCTTTTGTTTATATCGACACGCACTCAGGTGCTGGTCTGTATTCGCTGCAATCAGCGGAAGCAGAAAAAAATGCTGAATTCGAAACCGGTATCGGCCGTCTGCAGAACAGTGATTGGCCAGAATTACAGAGCTACCTTGAAGCGGTAGCCAGCAGTCGTCCGGCTCATGATCAGAGTGGCCTGGCTGCCAGTCAGTTTTATCCGGGATCGCCACGGCTTGGGCAGTTATTTCTGCGGGAACAGGACCGCGCGCAGTTATTTGAACTGCATCCGCAGGACTTCCGTTTGCTGGATGAATTAATGGCAACCGACCGCCGGATCAGGGTTGAACAGAGCGATGGTTTTAAAGGATTAATTGCCGCATTGCCACCACGCGAGCGCCGTGGACTGGTATTAATTGACCCGCCGTATGAAATTAAAAGCGACTATGAACTGGTGGTGGAAACTCTGATAAAAGCCCACCGGCGTTTTGCCACCGGTATTTATGCGCTCTGGTATCCGGTGGTGGAACGCAGCCGCATTAATAAGCTGGAACAACAACTGAAAGCCAGTGGTATTGCCCGTATTCAGTTATTTGAGCTGGGATTAAGCGCGGACACCGAAGGGCGGGGAATGACATCATCCGGCATGATTGTGATTAACCCGCCATGGACGCTGAAAGATAAAATGCAGAACCTGTTACCAAAGCTGAGTCAGCATCTGGGCGGAGAGCAGGGCGTCTGGCGTTGTGAGGAACTGGCGGGCGAATAA
- a CDS encoding AMP-binding protein yields the protein MSVKTPLEMLYHWEKTTPDAVYLRQPIDGVFHEFTWAQVGDQVRRVANALIAQNYEQGSHIAILSKNCAEWFITDLAIMMAGHVSVPIYFTAGQETIRYVLNHSNCKAIFIGKLDDTEHQCAAIDSHITRFAMPYGTIPATYQWPELLQQQPLSSSPVPAASDTMTIIYTSGSTGNPKGVVNTFGSYGWSCQALAQALKVGTKERMLSYLPLAHITERVYVEGASLYNGFCVSFVESLDTFAENLKAVSPTLFISVPRLWTRFQMGVLAKIPPKKLNRLLSIPILKGIVAKKIRQQLGLDSARLFGSGSAPISPATLHWYERIGINISEGWGMSENNGLGTLSYPFRRDKIGCIGHPYDGVDLRIAEDGEIQLKGPCVMKEYYLEPEKTAEAFTSDGYLRTGDKGTIDADGYVRITGRLKEIFKTAKGKYVAPVPIESLLMENSLIEQICVTGSNLKQPIALVVLTPEAQVHDAEHLRHSLKHTLEHTNKKLESHARLDAMVVVDDSWSVENGLLTPTLKIKRHLIESKYHDLIQREHSQSVVWQQA from the coding sequence ATGTCAGTCAAAACACCTCTGGAAATGCTTTATCACTGGGAAAAAACCACTCCGGATGCCGTCTATCTGCGTCAGCCAATTGATGGGGTTTTTCATGAATTTACCTGGGCACAGGTGGGCGATCAGGTGCGCAGGGTTGCTAATGCACTGATTGCGCAAAATTACGAGCAGGGCTCACACATCGCCATCCTGTCGAAAAACTGCGCCGAGTGGTTTATTACCGATCTGGCAATCATGATGGCCGGACATGTTTCCGTACCCATTTATTTTACCGCCGGACAGGAAACCATCCGCTACGTCCTTAACCACAGTAATTGCAAGGCCATATTTATCGGCAAACTGGATGATACCGAGCATCAGTGCGCCGCTATCGACAGTCATATCACCCGTTTCGCCATGCCATATGGCACCATTCCGGCCACTTATCAGTGGCCTGAGTTGCTGCAGCAGCAACCACTTTCCAGCTCACCTGTACCAGCCGCGTCTGACACCATGACCATTATTTACACCTCTGGCAGTACCGGTAATCCGAAGGGTGTGGTCAATACTTTTGGTTCTTACGGCTGGAGCTGTCAGGCTCTGGCTCAGGCACTGAAGGTCGGCACCAAAGAGCGCATGCTCAGCTACCTGCCGCTGGCCCATATTACAGAGCGTGTCTACGTTGAAGGCGCCAGCCTGTATAACGGCTTCTGCGTTTCTTTTGTTGAGTCACTCGATACCTTTGCCGAGAATCTGAAAGCCGTATCGCCGACGTTATTTATTTCTGTGCCGCGCCTCTGGACACGTTTTCAGATGGGCGTACTGGCCAAAATCCCACCGAAAAAACTCAATCGCCTGCTCAGCATTCCGATCCTGAAAGGCATCGTCGCGAAAAAAATCCGTCAACAACTGGGACTCGACAGCGCACGCCTGTTTGGTTCCGGCTCTGCGCCTATTTCTCCGGCGACTCTGCACTGGTATGAGCGCATTGGTATTAATATCAGTGAAGGCTGGGGCATGTCAGAAAACAATGGTCTGGGCACGCTGAGCTATCCGTTCCGCCGCGATAAAATCGGTTGTATCGGTCATCCGTATGACGGCGTTGATCTGCGCATTGCTGAAGATGGCGAAATTCAGCTGAAAGGCCCCTGCGTAATGAAAGAATATTATCTGGAGCCGGAAAAAACCGCCGAAGCCTTCACCAGTGATGGTTATCTGCGCACCGGCGATAAAGGCACCATTGATGCCGACGGTTATGTGCGTATTACCGGCCGTCTGAAAGAAATTTTCAAAACAGCCAAAGGGAAATACGTCGCGCCGGTGCCGATTGAATCCTTATTAATGGAAAATTCTCTGATCGAACAGATCTGCGTAACCGGCAGCAATCTGAAGCAGCCGATTGCCCTGGTGGTTCTTACCCCGGAAGCTCAGGTGCATGATGCGGAGCACTTACGCCATAGCCTGAAACACACTCTGGAACACACCAATAAAAAGCTGGAAAGCCATGCCCGTCTGGATGCCATGGTCGTCGTGGATGACAGCTGGAGTGTGGAAAATGGCCTGCTGACGCCAACGTTAAAAATCAAACGCCATTTGATTGAGAGTAAATATCACGATCTGATTCAGCGGGAGCATAGCCAGAGCGTTGTCTGGCAACAAGCCTGA
- a CDS encoding putative solute-binding protein: MIKGLWSVFLLVLFGVPNANAADLDSKQQDKLQATVMSQNLPLEKRIRALKKLYADQLENGKINRSFCVWDMLGKAGPVFAAVDDQRLRSLHYGLNLTLVAYKDEDSLVDALTSGQCDAALISGSRALSFNRFAGTLEALGGIPDVQHLQMLMQVVASPKMADKLQQGDYVVLGVASLGENYAYSGNPALNTFAGMAGKDLVVPDNDVSLQALAGQLKANARSGGLLSSVDQFVTGQAEAMLAPLVAYHVAGAGKAQAGMGIMKMPVSQSTIQLIGRSERFPIGLAQILREDFLFKFDNYVKRVEKERANIAASFWIDVPADEQAREQARLRELRIALRDKGVYDPLMLKLQRKIRCKVDSTRNECLKPVE; the protein is encoded by the coding sequence ATGATTAAAGGCTTATGGAGTGTCTTTCTGCTTGTCTTATTTGGCGTGCCTAACGCCAATGCAGCGGATCTCGACAGCAAACAGCAGGATAAGCTGCAGGCGACGGTAATGAGTCAGAACCTGCCCCTGGAGAAGCGTATCAGAGCCCTGAAAAAGCTGTACGCCGATCAGCTGGAGAACGGCAAAATCAATCGCAGTTTCTGCGTCTGGGACATGCTGGGCAAAGCCGGTCCGGTATTTGCGGCGGTGGATGATCAGCGGCTGCGCTCGCTGCATTATGGACTCAACCTGACGCTGGTTGCCTACAAAGACGAAGACAGTCTGGTTGATGCTCTCACATCCGGGCAGTGTGATGCGGCCCTGATCAGTGGCAGCCGTGCCCTGAGTTTTAACCGTTTTGCCGGTACGCTTGAAGCACTGGGCGGTATCCCCGATGTGCAGCACCTGCAGATGCTGATGCAGGTGGTCGCCAGTCCGAAAATGGCCGATAAACTCCAGCAGGGCGATTATGTAGTGTTGGGGGTGGCCTCTCTGGGGGAAAATTACGCCTATTCCGGTAACCCGGCGCTGAATACCTTCGCCGGGATGGCCGGCAAAGATCTGGTGGTACCAGACAATGATGTGTCACTGCAGGCGCTGGCAGGGCAGCTTAAAGCCAATGCGCGTAGTGGCGGTTTGCTCAGCAGTGTTGATCAGTTTGTGACGGGGCAGGCCGAAGCCATGCTGGCGCCACTGGTTGCCTATCATGTGGCCGGGGCAGGAAAAGCTCAGGCGGGTATGGGAATTATGAAGATGCCGGTGTCGCAGTCGACCATACAGCTGATTGGTCGCAGTGAGCGTTTTCCCATTGGTCTGGCGCAGATTCTGCGCGAAGATTTTCTGTTCAAATTCGACAATTACGTAAAACGGGTCGAGAAGGAGCGTGCCAATATCGCCGCATCGTTCTGGATTGATGTGCCGGCGGATGAGCAGGCCAGAGAACAGGCCCGTTTGCGCGAGCTGCGCATTGCCCTGCGTGATAAAGGCGTGTACGACCCGCTGATGCTTAAACTGCAGCGTAAAATCCGCTGCAAAGTAGACTCAACCCGCAACGAGTGTCTGAAACCGGTTGAGTAA
- the nhaR gene encoding transcriptional activator NhaR, whose protein sequence is MKRLNYKHLLYFHTVAAEGSVLAAAKRLNVTPQTISGQLRLLEEDLGNALFAKAGRGLELTDAGRVALDYTREMFRLGDELQEVMHQGATERPLEFRVGIVDALPKSIAHRLLTPALRMPGRMRIVCHEEQMPILLGELAVHRLDLVLADSPIPSGMNIRCFNHLLGRSTLACFAAPALRARHPGEFPECLRDAPLLLPTDTASGLRTELLSWLDRLGMPVQIAGEFDDSALLEAFGNEGHGFFFAPAVIRDEICRKYQVECVGEVDDLMQEFYAISAERRISHNAVRLITDRAKDGFLTR, encoded by the coding sequence ATGAAGCGTCTTAATTATAAGCACCTGCTCTACTTCCATACAGTGGCCGCCGAAGGCAGTGTTCTTGCTGCCGCTAAACGGCTGAATGTGACACCGCAAACCATCAGTGGTCAGCTGCGGCTGCTGGAAGAAGACCTCGGCAATGCCCTGTTTGCCAAAGCCGGGCGCGGACTGGAGCTGACCGATGCCGGCCGGGTGGCGCTGGATTACACCCGCGAGATGTTCCGTCTTGGTGATGAACTGCAGGAAGTGATGCACCAGGGAGCAACTGAGCGACCACTCGAATTCCGCGTGGGCATTGTCGACGCACTGCCCAAGTCGATTGCGCACCGCTTACTGACTCCGGCACTGAGAATGCCCGGACGTATGCGTATCGTCTGCCACGAAGAGCAGATGCCGATACTGCTGGGCGAGCTGGCCGTACACCGCCTCGATCTGGTGCTGGCCGACAGCCCCATTCCTTCCGGGATGAATATTCGCTGCTTTAACCATCTGCTCGGACGCAGCACGCTGGCCTGCTTTGCCGCTCCGGCGCTGCGCGCACGCCATCCCGGTGAATTCCCTGAATGTCTGCGTGATGCACCGTTGCTGCTGCCAACCGATACCGCCTCTGGCCTGCGTACCGAGTTACTGAGCTGGCTCGACCGCCTCGGGATGCCGGTACAGATTGCCGGTGAATTTGACGATTCCGCCCTGCTGGAAGCCTTCGGCAACGAAGGCCACGGGTTTTTCTTTGCTCCCGCAGTAATCCGCGATGAAATCTGCCGCAAGTATCAGGTGGAATGCGTCGGGGAAGTGGATGATCTGATGCAGGAGTTCTATGCCATCTCGGCCGAACGCCGTATAAGCCATAACGCGGTCAGACTCATTACTGACCGCGCCAAGGATGGTTTTCTGACCCGCTAA
- a CDS encoding Bax inhibitor-1/YccA family protein, translating into MNRPDYLNMKSASAEPVVVPAEQNQAYETQAVDGRKVLRNTYMLLSMTLIFSAAVAGLSMAFNWPHPGIILTLVGYFGLLFLVEKTKNSAMGIVSVFALTGFMGLTLGPIVSMYAKLPGGTDMIAMALGTTGLIFLTMSGWVLSTGKDLSGMGKTLMVGILVAFALSIGNLFLGLPMISLAVSAMFIMLMSGLIAYQTSAIIHGGETNYISATVTLYVAIYNLFLSLLQILGVMGSDD; encoded by the coding sequence ATGAATCGTCCCGATTATCTGAACATGAAGTCTGCATCCGCTGAGCCGGTGGTTGTACCGGCTGAACAGAATCAGGCGTATGAAACGCAGGCCGTGGATGGCCGTAAAGTACTGCGTAACACTTATATGCTGCTGTCCATGACACTGATTTTCAGTGCCGCAGTGGCAGGTCTGTCGATGGCCTTTAACTGGCCGCATCCGGGTATCATCCTGACGCTGGTGGGCTATTTTGGCCTGTTGTTTCTGGTTGAGAAAACCAAGAACAGCGCGATGGGTATTGTCTCGGTATTCGCACTGACCGGTTTTATGGGCCTGACGCTGGGACCAATTGTCTCTATGTACGCCAAACTGCCGGGCGGCACCGATATGATCGCTATGGCACTGGGTACAACTGGCCTGATTTTCCTGACTATGTCTGGCTGGGTGCTGAGCACCGGTAAAGACCTGAGCGGTATGGGCAAAACCCTGATGGTGGGTATTCTGGTCGCCTTCGCTCTGTCTATCGGTAACCTGTTCCTGGGACTGCCAATGATCTCTCTGGCGGTATCCGCCATGTTTATCATGCTGATGAGCGGCCTGATTGCTTACCAGACCAGTGCCATTATTCACGGTGGTGAGACGAACTACATCTCTGCAACCGTTACCCTGTACGTTGCCATCTACAACCTGTTCCTGAGTCTGCTGCAGATTCTGGGTGTGATGGGCTCCGACGACTAA
- a CDS encoding glutathione peroxidase translates to MSIYDIEVKTLQGDQTTLAAYRGKVLLVVNVASKCGLTPQYEGLEALYKAEEAKGLEVLGFPCNQFLGQEPGSEEEIQQFCSLTYDVTFPMFAKIEVNGAGRHPLYQQLIAAQPKAVAGGALKEKLAAKDLLPANDSDIMWNFEKFLIGKDGTVLARFAPDLQVSDEVVADAIQRALQA, encoded by the coding sequence ATGAGCATTTACGATATCGAAGTAAAAACCCTGCAGGGTGACCAAACCACACTGGCGGCCTACCGCGGTAAGGTGCTGCTGGTTGTGAATGTGGCATCCAAGTGTGGCCTGACGCCGCAATATGAAGGCCTTGAAGCTTTGTACAAGGCTGAAGAGGCCAAGGGGTTGGAAGTTTTAGGCTTTCCCTGCAATCAGTTCCTTGGGCAGGAGCCGGGCAGTGAAGAAGAGATTCAGCAGTTCTGTAGTCTCACCTACGACGTTACCTTTCCGATGTTTGCCAAAATTGAGGTAAACGGCGCTGGCCGTCATCCGCTGTATCAGCAGTTAATCGCAGCTCAGCCAAAAGCTGTTGCCGGTGGTGCGCTGAAAGAAAAGCTGGCCGCCAAAGATCTGCTGCCAGCCAATGACAGCGACATCATGTGGAATTTTGAAAAATTCCTGATCGGTAAAGACGGTACGGTTCTGGCTCGTTTTGCTCCTGATCTGCAGGTCAGTGATGAAGTAGTGGCTGATGCCATCCAGCGTGCACTGCAGGCCTGA
- a CDS encoding GFA family protein, protein MLTGSCLCGGIQYQIDGELGQAMVCHCGKCRKSNGSAFAVNAAIKVDEFRLLKGQELVGEFESTPGVFRTFCKNCGSPLYSRRPSMPDIYRLRIGTLDTDAEVKPVAHIYMGSKASWDQPHDDIPQYDERP, encoded by the coding sequence ATGCTGACAGGCAGCTGCTTGTGTGGTGGCATTCAGTATCAGATTGATGGCGAACTGGGTCAGGCCATGGTGTGTCACTGCGGAAAATGCCGTAAATCCAACGGCAGCGCCTTTGCGGTTAATGCGGCGATTAAGGTCGATGAATTCCGTCTGCTGAAAGGGCAGGAACTGGTGGGAGAGTTTGAATCCACGCCGGGGGTATTCCGCACCTTTTGTAAAAACTGCGGCTCGCCGCTGTACAGCCGGCGGCCATCGATGCCGGATATTTACCGGCTGCGTATCGGCACCCTCGATACTGATGCCGAGGTAAAACCCGTAGCGCATATTTATATGGGCTCAAAAGCCTCCTGGGATCAGCCGCATGACGATATTCCTCAGTACGACGAGCGTCCCTGA
- a CDS encoding alkene reductase yields MSTNTQILFNAINVGDISLPNRFVMAPLTRCRAVDHQPNALMAEYYAQRASAGLLITECTMVTPNTSAFGNDPGIYSAEQVEGWKLTTDAVHKAGGRIFMQIWHAGRAAHPLLNNGTEAVGPSAIAINDEVHTSEGKKPYSVPRALSKTEIAAIVDDFRKAAANAIAAGFDGVEIHGANGYLIDQFLRDGANQRTDEYGGSLENRARFLTEILDAVTAEIGSGRVGLRLSPLNSFNDMRDSDPLAWTEHLAKHLNRFNLAYLHLMRADFFGVQQADVVSIAREHYQGHLMLNMGYSADEAAQVISNKQADSVAFGTGFLANPDLPARVQARAELNTPDQNTFYSAGAEGYTDYPFMTA; encoded by the coding sequence ATGTCCACCAATACCCAGATTCTGTTCAACGCCATCAACGTTGGCGATATTTCCCTGCCTAACCGCTTTGTGATGGCGCCTCTTACCCGCTGCCGCGCCGTTGATCATCAGCCCAACGCCCTGATGGCCGAATATTATGCTCAGCGTGCCAGTGCCGGCCTGCTGATTACTGAATGCACCATGGTTACACCGAACACGTCGGCATTTGGTAATGACCCGGGTATTTACTCTGCTGAGCAGGTTGAAGGCTGGAAGCTGACCACCGATGCCGTACATAAGGCCGGTGGCCGTATTTTTATGCAGATCTGGCACGCCGGTCGTGCAGCCCACCCGCTGCTGAATAACGGCACCGAAGCGGTTGGCCCAAGCGCTATTGCCATTAATGACGAAGTGCACACCTCCGAAGGCAAAAAACCTTACAGCGTGCCACGCGCTCTGAGCAAAACTGAAATTGCCGCTATTGTTGATGACTTCCGCAAAGCCGCAGCCAATGCCATTGCCGCAGGTTTTGATGGTGTGGAAATTCACGGCGCTAATGGTTATTTAATTGACCAGTTCCTGCGCGACGGAGCAAACCAGCGCACCGATGAATACGGTGGTTCGCTGGAAAACCGCGCCCGTTTTCTGACCGAAATTCTCGACGCCGTTACTGCTGAAATCGGCAGTGGCCGCGTGGGTCTGCGCTTGTCGCCACTGAACAGCTTTAACGATATGCGTGACAGCGATCCATTAGCCTGGACCGAGCATCTGGCCAAACACCTGAACCGCTTTAATCTGGCTTATCTGCATTTAATGCGTGCCGATTTCTTTGGCGTACAGCAGGCGGATGTGGTGAGCATTGCGCGTGAACATTATCAGGGCCATCTGATGCTGAATATGGGTTACAGCGCTGATGAAGCGGCTCAGGTGATCAGCAACAAACAGGCTGACTCAGTTGCCTTTGGCACCGGTTTTCTCGCCAATCCGGACTTGCCTGCACGGGTTCAGGCCAGAGCGGAACTGAATACTCCGGATCAGAATACCTTCTACAGCGCGGGGGCAGAAGGTTATACCGATTATCCGTTTATGACGGCCTGA